A part of Perca fluviatilis chromosome 15, GENO_Pfluv_1.0, whole genome shotgun sequence genomic DNA contains:
- the natd1 gene encoding protein NATD1 produces the protein MAQAAPANVFDANNSQIQVEHDKKRRQFVIRLNGSHDRAVLLYEYVGKKTVDLQHTEVPDAYRGRGIAKHLAKAAMDFVVEEDLKAHLTCWYIQKYVKENPQPQYFEHIYQ, from the exons ATggcacaggcagcaccggcgaaTGTCTTCGACGCAAACAACTCTCAGATCCAGGTGGAACACGATAAAAAGCGTCGGCAGTTTGTTATAAGACTAAATG GATCTCATGATCGTGCAGTTCTGCTGTATGAATATGTTGGGAAGAAGACAGTGGACTTGCAACACACTGAAGTTCCAGATGCTTACAGAGGTAGAGGAATTGCCAAGCACCTGGCCAAG GCAGCCATGGATTTTGTGGTGGAAGAGGATCTGAAAGCCCACTTGACCTGCTGGTACATTCAGAAATATGTCAAAGAGAATCCTCAGCCTCAATACTTTGAACATATTTATCAATGA